One region of Molothrus aeneus isolate 106 chromosome 1, BPBGC_Maene_1.0, whole genome shotgun sequence genomic DNA includes:
- the EDN1 gene encoding endothelin-1, which yields MDYCHMIVSLLFVLCPGLLPAAPGAEVDAAPPPAAAAHRRARRCSCSSLMDEECVYFCHLDIIWINTPEKTVPYGLGGPARPRRSLKDMVPEMLAEPSSRCQCANQKDKKCLNFCQAGKDLWAQSTVEKTSQHRIKAGSCFGPKCMNRQLVDSKKMKRLEAIGNSIKASFSIAKLKAELQKGRNLKHNRASKRQSIRESLKAS from the exons ATGGATTACTGCCACATGATCGTCTCGCTGCTCTTCGTGCtctgcccggggctgctgccgGCAG cccccggAGCCGAGGTGGACGccgcgccgccccccgccgccgccgcgcacCGCCGCGCCCGgcgctgctcctgctcctcgcTGATGGACGAGGAGTGCGTCTACTTCTGCCACCTCGACATCATCTGGATCAACACCCCCGA GAAGACTGTTCCATATGGTCTCGGCGGCCCTGCTCGACCCAGAAGATCACTGAAGGACATGGTGCCGGAGATGCTCGCTGAACCAAGCAGCAGATGCCAATGTGCCAACCAGAAGGACAAGAAATGTCTGAACTTCTGCCAGGCAGGCAAAGATCTCTG GGCTCAGTCCACCGTGGAGAAAACCTCACAGCACCGCATCAAAGCTGGCAGTTGCTTTGGACCCAAATGCATGAACCGACAGCTTGTTGACAGCAAGAAAATGAAGCG GCTGGAAGCCATTGGTAACAGCATCAAAGCCTCCTTCAGTATCGCAAAGCTGAAGGCTGAGCTCCAGAAAGGGCGAAACCTCAAACACAACAGGGCAAGCAAAAGGCAAAGCATCCGGGAGAGCCTGAAAGCATCCTAG